The Streptomyces sp. ICC1 DNA window TGGCGCTGCCGGTCGCCCGGCAGGAGCAGGTCATCGGGCGCCGCCGGGACAGCGGGGGACCGCTGGGGGGGGGCCCGGAACGGCAGGAGGTCGACCTGTTCGCGAAGACCCCGGAGGGACGGTACGTACTCCCGGCGAACTCCCACGTCCGGCTGGCGCACTCGCGCTACGACGCGGGGGCCCGGATGCTGCGCCGCGGGTACTCGTACGACAACGGGCCCGCGGACCGCGGCCTGCTGTTCCTGGCCTACCTGAACGACCCGCGGCTGTTCGCACGGGTCCAGCGGCGGCTGGCGGCGGCCGACGCATTGGGCGCGTTCACCGAGACCGTCGGCTCGGGGCTGTACTTCGTGCCCGCGCTCCATGGGCAACGGGGAACGGGGAACTGATATCCGGGGTAGCGGGTGACGCACCGGGCCCCGGCCGCGAGCGGCCGGGGCCCGGTGGAAAGCGGGTGCGCTCAGCGCGGTCCCTTGTGGTCCTTGCCCTTGTCGGGCTCACCCCGCTCGTTCGTCAGCGTGAGCCGGATCCCGGCCTCGGCGTTGTCGACCGTCACGGTGTGCGGTCCGCTGACCGGACGGGCGGGCAGCCGGTACCCCTCGGGCACCGCCGTCTCCCGCAGGTAGTAGGTGCCCAGCGCGAGACCGGCGAAGCCGCAGCGTCCCGCGGTGTCAGTGGCGCAGGCCGGACCGGTCCTGGTGTCCGCGGGCGCACCCGTCGTCTGGAGCCCGGGACGCCCGTTGGTCTCCTGCCACAGTTCGAAGACGGCTCCGCGCAGCGGCCTGCCGGTGGTGGCGTCCTTCTTGAGGACCGCGATCCTGCCGAGCACGGCCTGGTTGGTGAGGGTGACGCGCAGCGCCTGGTCGGAGGCCTGCGCCGTCAGCTCGTGCGGTCCGCTCACGGCCGGGTCCGGCAGCCGGTAGCCGTGCGGGGCGGCGGTCTCCTGCCAGTAGTAGCTGCCCAGGGGCAGGCCCGTACGGGTGCAGATGCCGTCGGCTCCGGTGGTGCAGGCGGCGCCCACACGGACGTCGGCATCCGGGTCCTCGGTCTGGAGGCCGGGACGCCCGTTGGTCTCGTGCCACAGCTGGAACACCGCGCCCGCCAGCGGCCGGTTCGTCCCGGCGGCGTGTTTGACGACGCTCACCGAACCGGTCGGCGGGATGTAGTAGCCGGCGTCGTGCGTGTGGTCGTTCTCGCCCGCGCCGCCGGTGCGAAACGACTCGGTCTGAGTGGCGGGATCCGGGTTGGAGTCCACCGAGCGGTCGGGGCCGCTTTCCTTCGCCGTGGGCACCAGATCGGCCGGGGCGGGCTTCTCCGGGATGGCGCCGGTGTCCGCCGTCTTCACGTCGAACGTGATCTGGTAGTCGGTGCGCGGTTTGACCTGGAAGTAGTACTCACCCCGGTCGTTGGTCGTCGTGGTCTCGAGGACGGTCCCGTCCTTGTCCTTGAGGGTCACCGTGGCGCCCGGGAGGGGCTCCTCACCCGGGCCCTGGATCCCGTCGCGGTCGCGGTCGAACCAGACGCGGTTGCCGATCTGTACCGGTGCCTCGTCGCAGAGCAGTTCCAGGTCTCCGAGCCCGTTCGCCTTGCCGAAGGAGCCCTGGCCGCCGTCGACCTGGTAGTCCTCCGAACCCGCGCCGGTGGTGTTGTCGAACTTGCGCACGCCGCCGGAGAAGATGGTCAGGGGGTCCACGATCGTGGAGACGGTCTTGGTGAACCGCGGCGCGAACGCCAGGCCCCCCTGGAGGGATTCGGCGAGCTGGCCGAGCGTGGAGTCGGCGTAGTAGTACTCCTTGACGCCGTCCTGCTGGGGCGGCGCGCTGCCCGGCGTGAAGTGGTTGGGGCAGGCCTCCGACTCACTGTCCCAGACCCACCCGCCGGCCGTCTTGCAGACGCGGGTGATGTCCCCCATCGCGGGGAAGAGGGACCGCTGCGTGGTGGGGGCGTCGGTGGTGCTGCCTTCGGGCGGCAGGGCCTCGTAGCCCGCCTGGTCGCCGAGCCGGTCCCGGAACCCCAGGACCATCGATCCGTCGCGGTCGAAGACGATGTCGGAGAGGAGCGGCTGCGGGAAGTTGGACTGCTTGAACCAGGCGTACGGGTCCCAGGTCGGGAGCCAGTGCCGCCAGTGGGTGTCGCCCAGGGTGGCCGCGTACCCCATGCCGCGCTCGGCACCGAGGCCGTGGCCGATCACCGTCTCGAAGGCGGTGCCGTTCAGCTTCAGTACGAAGGCCCGCAGGTCCTCGTCCTTCTGCGAGGTCTCCGCACTGCACGTGCCGCCGACGTACACGGCTCCGTCGTGCGCGCCGAGGCCGTACGGGCGCCAGTCCGCGGCGCCGCCGGGACAGCCGGGGTCGGGAATGGGGATGACCTGCGTCGCCGTGGCGGGCGGCTTGCCGGGGCCCGCGCCTTCGGTGTCGTAGACGAACAGGCTCTTGGCCTTGAGGCCGACGGCGTAGAGGGTGCGGCCGTCGTCCGCGAGGTCGAGGTCGCCGAGGCCCTCCTTGCCGACCGCGTTGTTGATCTCCATGGTGTCGCGGGTGAGGTCGCTCGAATGCGTGGCGTCCCCCGCGTCGGGAACGGTCGCGAACAGCGAGGTCGTCCTGCTGCCCCGGTCGACGACGTAGATCCCGCCCGGGCCCGCGGGACCGTAGGGCATCAGCCGCTTGGTCAGCGCACCGGTGAACAGCTGGTCGGTGTCGCGGCGGTGGGCGAGGCCGTAGGTGGCTCCGGTCTCCTCGTACGTGGTCTCGTCGGCCGGGGCCGGACTGTCACCGGTGCGGTCGTACGGCCACGAGACCAGGGCCTTGGTACCCGGCCGGCCCGGCGCGCTCTGGTGGTGGCAGGGGGTGGCGAGGTCCGGGTTGGCCTGGC harbors:
- a CDS encoding SpaA isopeptide-forming pilin-related protein codes for the protein MSVPPRVPGHGARQWLGGLAVLLAVPALAAPPPAFAGPGLRADGSVTVTVVRDVDSDGSWTPALEVGEQGIPVTLTDTSGKSGRGVTGPDGTVVLAPGALGLTGGRYRVEAVIPPAKPYLRPAQAGGPAPSLSSLVEFVDVTSGNASVVTGVHNPADYCQANPDLATPCHHQSAPGRPGTKALVSWPYDRTGDSPAPADETTYEETGATYGLAHRRDTDQLFTGALTKRLMPYGPAGPGGIYVVDRGSRTTSLFATVPDAGDATHSSDLTRDTMEINNAVGKEGLGDLDLADDGRTLYAVGLKAKSLFVYDTEGAGPGKPPATATQVIPIPDPGCPGGAADWRPYGLGAHDGAVYVGGTCSAETSQKDEDLRAFVLKLNGTAFETVIGHGLGAERGMGYAATLGDTHWRHWLPTWDPYAWFKQSNFPQPLLSDIVFDRDGSMVLGFRDRLGDQAGYEALPPEGSTTDAPTTQRSLFPAMGDITRVCKTAGGWVWDSESEACPNHFTPGSAPPQQDGVKEYYYADSTLGQLAESLQGGLAFAPRFTKTVSTIVDPLTIFSGGVRKFDNTTGAGSEDYQVDGGQGSFGKANGLGDLELLCDEAPVQIGNRVWFDRDRDGIQGPGEEPLPGATVTLKDKDGTVLETTTTNDRGEYYFQVKPRTDYQITFDVKTADTGAIPEKPAPADLVPTAKESGPDRSVDSNPDPATQTESFRTGGAGENDHTHDAGYYIPPTGSVSVVKHAAGTNRPLAGAVFQLWHETNGRPGLQTEDPDADVRVGAACTTGADGICTRTGLPLGSYYWQETAAPHGYRLPDPAVSGPHELTAQASDQALRVTLTNQAVLGRIAVLKKDATTGRPLRGAVFELWQETNGRPGLQTTGAPADTRTGPACATDTAGRCGFAGLALGTYYLRETAVPEGYRLPARPVSGPHTVTVDNAEAGIRLTLTNERGEPDKGKDHKGPR